ACGCACCTGTTGAGCAGACTGACACTGGTCTTCCGCAGTTTCCTGAGCTGAATTATATCGGCCAGCATCACGGTACCTATATCATCGCCCAGAATGACAGCGGGCTGTACTTAATTGACCAGCACGCTGCGCATGAGCGGGTGAATTATGAATTTTATTATGAGAAATTCGGCAAGCCGGAAGATGCCTCGCAGGAGCTTTTGCTGCCGATTACGCTGGAGTTCACGCCTTCGGAGAGCAGGCAGCTTAGCGAACGGCTCCACTGGTTTGAGCAGGCCGGGGTCGTGCTGGAGCATTTTGGCGGCCAGACCTTCCTGGTCCGTTCCCTGCCGTACTGGTTCCCGGAAGGAGACGAGAAGGCGGTCATTGAAGAGATGGCAGAGTGGGTGCTGAGCGAACGGTCGATTGACCTCGCCAAGCTGCGCGAGAAATCCTCCATTCTCTGCTCCTGCAAGGCTTCGATCAAAGCCAACCAGAAGCTTACAGAGCTGGAAGTGGAATCGCTACTCACCAGGCTCGCAGCCTGCCGTCAGCCTTATACCTGCCCGCATGGACGCCCGATCGTTGTGTCGTTCTCGGCCTATGATCTGGAGAAGCTGTTTAAGCGCGTTATGTAGTGGCTATATTGTACATTTATAGAGTGCAGAACGGAGGCAACATGATTATAACCACGGGCTTTGACCCGATACCGCAAGTGGCGGCCCGGGCTCGGGAGCTTGCAGACCGCACAGGCTGCGCTTATGCTCCGAGAGCGAAGTTCTCAATGGGCAAGCTGGTGGAGCATTACGGGGACGAACAGATTCTGGTGGTGCTGCAGGAGGCGGTCCGGCTGATTACGCCTGGAATGCCGCCGATGGAATTCCATCCCAGCATGGGCTTTGTCCGTGCCAAAAGAATTTTAAGAGGTGAACCGGACCCCATGATCGATGCCGCAGGCATGCTCCCCGGCGACAGCGTGCTGGACTGCACGGCCGGACTCGGAGCAGATTCGCTGCTGTTCGCAGTCACTGGAGGGGAGACCTCCAAGGTGACGGCGCTGGAGAGCTCACTGCCGCTGTATGCTCTTCTGGTGGAAGGGATGAGCGGGTATGTATCCGGCCAGGTGAAGGTGAATGAGGCACTGCGGCGTATTGATGTGCGGCACGGGGACCATCTGGAATACCTGCGGACCCAGCCGGACAAGAGCATCGACATTGTCTACTTCGATCCGATGTTCCGGGTGCCGCTGACGGACTCGGCAGCCATCTCGCCGCTGCGGCAATTCGCCAATCCTGCTGCATTGTCGGCTGACAGTGTGGCTGAGGCCACCAGGGTGGCCCGCAAGACCGTGCTGCTCAAGGAGAAGGCGCTGAGCGGAGAATTCACCCGCCTCGGCTTCAAGGAGCTGCTGCGGGCCAATGCCAAAACATCGTACGGGGTGATTACCATTGACAACTGAGACGAAACGCAAGGTGCTTGTACTGCTGGGACCGACTGCGGTCGGAAAAACCAGGCTGAGCCTGGAGCTGGCTGAGGCGCACGGAGCCGAGATCATCTCCGGAGATTCGATGCAGGTCTACCGCGGGATGGATATCGGGACGGCCAAGATTACCCCTGAAGAGATGAAAGGCATCCCTCATCACCTGATTGATATTCATGATCCGCAGGACGCGTATTCCACGGCTGAGTTCCAGGAGCAGGGGGCCAGGCTGATCGAGGAGATCAGCGCGCGGGGCAAGCTGCCTTTTATTGTCGGCGGGACTGGACTATATATTGAATCGTTGTGCTACGGCTTCCGCTTCTCTGAAGCGGTGGCTGACGAGGCGTTCCGTGAGCAGCAGGAGGCTTACGCCGAAGAGCATGGGGCTGATGCCCTGCATGCCCGCCTGGCAGCGGTAGACCCGGCCAGCGCGGAGCGGCTGCACCCCAATGACCGCAGGCGGATCATCCGCGCGCTGGAGATTTTTCACCAGACGAATGTCCCTTTATCCGACTCGCTGGCCGGCCAGAACAAGGAGTCTCCCTATGATTTATGCCTGATCGGTTTGACAATGGACCGGAAAATACTATATAAACGTATTGAAGAGCGAATCGATCAGATGCTGGCGGATGGCCTCGTGCCTGAGGTGCAGCGGCTGCTGGATCAAGGCTACGGCAGGAGTCTTGTGTCTATGCAGGGTCTGGGCTACAAGGAGATTGCCGCCTACCTGGAGGGGGAGATGACGCTTGAGGAAGCCGTGGTGCTGCTGAAGCGTGATACCCGCCGGTTTGCCAAGCGGCAGTTGTCATGGTTTCGCCACATGAAGGAGATTCAGTGGATGGACGTCCTGGAGAGCCAAAACTTTTCTGAGAATTTTGCGAAATTAAATGGTATAATAGCAGGAAAGTTTCTTACAGGTCTTGAATATACTTCTGAACAATCTAATTGAACCATTGGGGGTACGTCATATGAACAAGTCCATTAACATTCAAGATACGTTCTTGAACCAGCTGCGCAAAGAGAATATCCCTGCTACAGTATATTTGACCAACGGCTTTCAAATCCGGGGAATTATCAAAGCGTTCGACAACTTCACGATTGTCATCGACAGTGACGGGCGCCAGCAGATGGTGTACAAGCATGCGATTTCCACGTTTACGCCGCAGCGAAGCGTATCACTGATGCAGGACAACAATAACGAGAATTAAGATTTTACTGTTTTGAAGCGAAACCTTTTTGTTTATAAATCGTTTGAATAGAGAGTGCGAGAGAGCAACCTGAGAAGGTTGTTCTTTTCATTCGTGAACATCATTTATGTTTTTTCCGTTAAGGGAGTCAGGAGGCAGCATGTCCAGAGACCAACTAACCCGGAGCGGCGGCAATAGAAACAGAGGAAGTCAGCCGTCCAGCTCCCAAGGGAAGCCGAAGAAAAAAAAGAAAAGATTCTTAACCAAAAAACGTGTGCTGTGGAGTTTGTTTTTTTCAGTTGCGCTGGCTATTTTTTGTGCGCTGGGCGGCTACTTGTTCATCATGCTGAACGGGCAGAAGCTGCTGGAGGAGAACCGGGACAAGCTGACGGTGAACCCGCCGACGCAGATTTTTGACCGGAACAAGAACCTGATCGGCGAGTTATCGCTGGAGAAGAGCGACCCGGTGGAATACCAGGATATTCCCAAGCTGCTGGTTGACGCATTCGTAGCCACCGAGGACAAAAGGTTCTTCGAGCACAACGGGGTGGATCTCTGGTCCATCGGACGCGCGGCTGTCAAGGATATTGCAGCACGCAGCATGGTTGAAGGCGGCAGTACGATTACCCAGCAGCTGGCGAAGAATATCTTCCTGACCCGGGATAAGACCTTCTTCCGCAAAGCGACTGAGGTTTCGATTGCCGTGGCACTGGAGAAAACAGAAACCAAAGAAGAAATCATTAAGATGTACCTGAACCGGATTCCGTTCGGCGGTACCACTTACGGGATCAAGGCAGCATCGATCCGTTATTTCGGGAAAAGCGATCTGAATAAACTTGAGCTGTGGGAGATAGCGACCTTGGCTGCAATGCCCAAAGGGCCGTCCCGCTATAATCCGCTGCGTAACCCCGAGCTGTCGAAGGAACGCCGCGGCGTAGTGCTTCAACTCATGTATGAGCAGAAGCTGATAACCAAGGAGCAGATGGACGAGGCAAAGGCCGTGGATTACAACTACAAGCCGCCTGAGAAGAAGCAGCGTTACCAGGCATTTATTGATTATGCGATTGGTGAGGCTGAGGACAAATTCGGGCTGACCGAGGATGATCTCAACATCGGCGGTTACAAGATTTATACAACCATGGATAAGCATGCCCAGGAGACGATTGAGGATGCTTTTGCCGACAGTGACAACTTTGAGAAAAGTGTGGACGATGAGCTGGTACAAGGCTCGATGACCATTATTAACCAGGAGACCGGCAGTGTCGTGGCCTTGATGGGCGGACGCAATTATGAGAAAAAAGGCTACAGCCGGATCGACGGCAGCCGCCGTTCACCGGGCTCTGCCTTCAAGCCCCTTGTATCCTATGCCCCGGCACTGGAATCCGGCAAATTCACGAATGATTCCATGCTGAGCAATGAGAAGCAGTGCTTCGGCAAATATTGCCCGAACAACCTGCACGGGTACTCGAAGTCGATCAGTATGAGCGATGCGCTGACGAAGTCGGAGAATATTCCGGCGGTCTGGCTGCTGAATGAGATCGGT
The window above is part of the Paenibacillus sp. FSL H8-0048 genome. Proteins encoded here:
- a CDS encoding class I SAM-dependent methyltransferase, with translation MIITTGFDPIPQVAARARELADRTGCAYAPRAKFSMGKLVEHYGDEQILVVLQEAVRLITPGMPPMEFHPSMGFVRAKRILRGEPDPMIDAAGMLPGDSVLDCTAGLGADSLLFAVTGGETSKVTALESSLPLYALLVEGMSGYVSGQVKVNEALRRIDVRHGDHLEYLRTQPDKSIDIVYFDPMFRVPLTDSAAISPLRQFANPAALSADSVAEATRVARKTVLLKEKALSGEFTRLGFKELLRANAKTSYGVITIDN
- the miaA gene encoding tRNA (adenosine(37)-N6)-dimethylallyltransferase MiaA, with the protein product MTTETKRKVLVLLGPTAVGKTRLSLELAEAHGAEIISGDSMQVYRGMDIGTAKITPEEMKGIPHHLIDIHDPQDAYSTAEFQEQGARLIEEISARGKLPFIVGGTGLYIESLCYGFRFSEAVADEAFREQQEAYAEEHGADALHARLAAVDPASAERLHPNDRRRIIRALEIFHQTNVPLSDSLAGQNKESPYDLCLIGLTMDRKILYKRIEERIDQMLADGLVPEVQRLLDQGYGRSLVSMQGLGYKEIAAYLEGEMTLEEAVVLLKRDTRRFAKRQLSWFRHMKEIQWMDVLESQNFSENFAKLNGIIAGKFLTGLEYTSEQSN
- the hfq gene encoding RNA chaperone Hfq encodes the protein MNKSINIQDTFLNQLRKENIPATVYLTNGFQIRGIIKAFDNFTIVIDSDGRQQMVYKHAISTFTPQRSVSLMQDNNNEN
- a CDS encoding transglycosylase domain-containing protein is translated as MSRDQLTRSGGNRNRGSQPSSSQGKPKKKKKRFLTKKRVLWSLFFSVALAIFCALGGYLFIMLNGQKLLEENRDKLTVNPPTQIFDRNKNLIGELSLEKSDPVEYQDIPKLLVDAFVATEDKRFFEHNGVDLWSIGRAAVKDIAARSMVEGGSTITQQLAKNIFLTRDKTFFRKATEVSIAVALEKTETKEEIIKMYLNRIPFGGTTYGIKAASIRYFGKSDLNKLELWEIATLAAMPKGPSRYNPLRNPELSKERRGVVLQLMYEQKLITKEQMDEAKAVDYNYKPPEKKQRYQAFIDYAIGEAEDKFGLTEDDLNIGGYKIYTTMDKHAQETIEDAFADSDNFEKSVDDELVQGSMTIINQETGSVVALMGGRNYEKKGYSRIDGSRRSPGSAFKPLVSYAPALESGKFTNDSMLSNEKQCFGKYCPNNLHGYSKSISMSDALTKSENIPAVWLLNEIGVNTGFQFAKKLGINLKDEDKNLSLALGGMSEGTNTMEMAQAYSAFANGGELREAYSIKSIDDKDDKTVYKANTKPERVMSEQTAYQMTEMMQRVVQDGTGKKAKINRPVAGKTGTTQSGYKGISSNRDVWFVGYTPEWTAAVWMGYDKPSKTHLLKNSSPLAAAFWGKVMEKALEGVPAKQFPVPKGAAPEVEATPIPEAVSAVTGFQAAYDPSTMTVNMSWNPAAASGVEYRIYRRETSETDFTSIMNTMASNIGDISAMPGLSYEYYVTAYYQELDQESEPSGTVTVSVQDELQTPEPEATPDPNMPTDNPDNGGNSGNGENGGNPPDNGQGNNGSGNNGPGNHGPGNNGNGQGGEGGSGAATSPPEMTPPPATPEPLPTPAPEATSGTVDPGIIPDPNAGTDPASDPGSGFVEGPGNVH